The DNA window ACTGGGACCCGGTGGACAATACCGTGCTTGCCAACGAACAGGTGATCGACGGCCGCGGCTGGCGTTCCGGCGCGCTGGTCGAACAGCGCGAACTGACCCAATGGTTCTTCAAGATCACCGACTTCAGCCAGGACCTGCTGGACGCGCTGGATACGCTCGACCAGTGGCCGGAAAAAGTGCGCCTGATGCAGAAGAACTGGATCGGCCGTTCCGAAGGCCTGACGGTGCGCTGGGAGATCGTGCCGGAAACTGCGCCCGCCGGCGAGACCGAAGTCACGGTCTATACGACGCGGCCGGACACGTTGTTCGGCGCTGCCTTCCTGGCAATCGCCGCCGATCATCCGCTGGCCAAGGATGCGGCCGCCAGGAATGTTGAGATCGAAGCCTTCTGCGAGGAGTGCCGCCGCGCCGGTACCTCGCTCGCCGCGCTGGAGACCGCCGAGAAGAAGGGCATGGATACCGGTATCCGCGTCAGGCACCCGCTCGATCCCTCATGGGAGCTGCCGGTCTACATCGCCAATTTCGTCCTGATGGATTACGGCACCGGCGCGATCTTCGGCTGCCCGTCCGGGGACCAGCGCGACCTCGATTTTGCCCGGAAATATGGCCTGCCGTTTGTTCCGGTCGTCATGCCGAGGGATGGCGACGCCGCGAGCTTTTCGATCGGCGACACCGCTTATGACGGCGATGGCGTGATGATCAACTCGCGTTTCCTCGACGGCAAGACGACCGAGGAGGCCTTTAATATCGTCGCCGACCGGCTATCGGCGGCTTCGCTCGGCAACACGCCGCAGGGCGAGCGGAAGATCAATTTCCGCCTGCGCGACTGGGGCATTTCGCGCCAGCGCTATTGGGGCTGCCCCATCCCGGTCATCCACTGCGAAGCCTGCGGAGTCGTGCCGGTGCCGAAGAAGGACCTGCCGGTGAAACTGCCGGAGGATGTGACCTTCGACCAGCCCGGCAATCCGCTCGACCGACATCCGACTTGGCGTCACGTAGCATGCCCGAGTTGCGGCAAGGAGGCTCGCCGCGAGACTGATACGATGGATACCTTCGTCGATTCGAGCTGGTATTTCACCCGCTTCACCGCACCCTGGGAAGGAAAGCCCACTGATCCTGAGGCGGCTAATCGCTGGCTGCCGGTCGATCAATATATCGGCGGCATCGAGCATGCGATTCTGCATCTGCTCTATTCCCGCTTTTTCACCCGCGCCATGCGCGAGACCGGCCACGTCGCCGCCACCGAGCCCTTCAAGGGCCTTTTCACGCAGGGCATGGTGGTTCATGAAACCTACAGCCGCGGTTCCGGAGCCGGTCGCGAATGGGTGGCGCCCGCCGATATCCGCATCGAGGAGATCGACGGCAAACGCCGCGCCCTGCTGTTGGCGACCGACGAGGAGGTCACCATCGGCTCGATCGAGAAGATGTCGAAATCGAAGAAGAACGTCGTGGATCCCGACGATATCATCGCCTCCTATGGCGCCGACACCGCCCGCTTCTTCGTTCTCTCCGATTCGCCGCCGGAGCGTGACGTCATTTGGTCCGAGGCGGGTGTCGAAGGTGCTCATCGTTTCACCCAGCGCCTGTGGCGGCTGATTTCGGAAGCGGCTGACGTCCTGTCCACCGTTGCACCCGTACCGGCGAGCGAAGGGGAGGCGCTGGCGATCTCTCAGGCGGCGCATAAGACGCTGAAGGCCGTTCAGAACGACTACGACAAGCTTTGGTTCAACAAGGCCGTCGCCCGCATCTACGAGCTCGTCAATGCGCTCGCCGCGCCGCTGGCGAGGGTTGCGGCGGGTGAAGGCGATGCCGCCTATCGTGCCGCCGTGCGCGACGCCGCCGAGATTCTGATCCAGATCGTCGCACCGATGACGCCGCATCTTGCCGAGGAATGCTGGGCCACGCTCGGCAATACAAGGCTGCTTGCCCGCACAGGTTGGCCGCATTACGTTGAAGCGCTCGTCATGGAAAACGACGTCGTTCTGCCCGTGCAGATCAATGGCAAGAAGCGCGCCGAATTGACAATTTCTCGGGATGCGGATCAGAATGCCGTCACCAACGCCGTGCTGGAACTGGATGCGGTGAAGAACGTGCTGAACGGTCAGGCACCGAAAAAAATCATCGTGGTTCCCCAAAGGATTGTAAACATTGTCGTCTGATATCATCCGCAATGCCGGCCTCGCCGTGATCCTTGCCGCCTCGGCGTTTCTTTCGGCCTGCCAGGTCCGGCCGCTTTATTCCGAAAGCTCAGGCGTCGCCGAAAAGCTGTCCACAGTCGGCTTTTCCGACGCATCCGGTCGTGTCGAACAGCAAGTTCGCAATCGCCTGATCTTCCTGGCGTCGCGGGGCGCCGGCGAAGCAGTAAATCCGCAATATCACGTCGAGATGCGCGCCATCTCGAGCGTCGCCGATACGCTCCTCCGGCAATCCGGCGATACGTCGCGCGCCGGTCGTGTAACCGTCACCGTCACCTATACGCTGAGCGCAATAGTCGACGGTCACGTGATCAAGGCCGGCAGTCGCCAGGCGACGGCGCTGGTGGATTTCTCCGAGCAGGAATTTGCCAAGCAAAGGGCGATCCGCGATGCCGAGAACCGCGCCGCGGATCAGGCGGCGGAATTCGTAGGAGCCGACCTCGCCGCTGCCCTCAGCCGCTGAGGGCGGCGAGGTGGCGGAGATAAAGTCCCATGAATTCGAGACCTTCCTGCAGAAATCGGCGCGGAATTATCGGATATTCGTCATTTACGGCCCGGATCGGGGCTTGGTTTCCGAACGCGCCGGTCAGCTCGCCGGGAAGACCGGCGTGGCGCTGGACGACCCTTTTTCGCTGACGAAACTCGATATAGGCGATCTGCAGAAGGATCCCGGACGACTGGTCGACGAGGTTCAGTCCATCGGCTTGTTCGGCGGCGAAAAACTCATCTGGATCCGCGGCGCAGCAAACGAAAAATACCTCGTCGATTCCCTGGCGCTATTGGCCGAGAAACCGCTCGAAGCCGCCTTCCTGATCGTGGAGGCCGGGGATCTGAAGAAGGGATCCCCGCTTCGCAAGGCCGCGGAAGCCGCCCGATCCGCCATGACCATCCCCTCCTACGCCGACGACAGCCGCGCTCTGAACGGCTTGATCGACGTCGAACTCGGGGCGGAGAGTCTTGGCATTACGCCGGCGGCCCGCCAGGCGCTGCTCGCCCTGATAGGCGGTGACCGAATCGCTTCTCGAAATGAAGTGCGGAAGCTGGCCCTCTATTGCCGAGGTCTCGATACAATCGAGGAACATCACGTTAACGAAATAATCGGGGACGCCAGCGCGATCTCCATTGATGATGCCGTTGACGCAATCCTCAGCGGTGATCTCAACGGCTTCCTCCATGCCATGCAAAAGATCAGCAGTTCAAAAACCGCGATCTTTCTGGTGCTGCAGGCCTGCCTGAGGCAATTCCAGCTTCTGGATATGATGCGTGCCGAAATGGAGGAAAAACGGGTGCAGGCGCCTCAAGTCATGCAAACGATGGGCCGGCATCTGCATTTTCGCCGCAAACCAATCATTGAGCAGGCACTTCGCAACTGGTCGGCGGAAAGCATTGCGCGTGAATCCAACCGCCTGCAGACGGCGATCCTTCAGA is part of the Rhizobium bangladeshense genome and encodes:
- the leuS gene encoding leucine--tRNA ligase — its product is MATERYNPRDAEPRWQQKWNEDKVFETDNSDPREKYYVLEMFPYPSGRIHMGHVRNYAMGDVVARYKRARGYNVLHPMGWDAFGMPAENAAMERGVHPASWTYQNIASMKAQLKAMGLSLDWSREFATCDVEYYQQQQHLFLDFLEKGLVYRKQSKVNWDPVDNTVLANEQVIDGRGWRSGALVEQRELTQWFFKITDFSQDLLDALDTLDQWPEKVRLMQKNWIGRSEGLTVRWEIVPETAPAGETEVTVYTTRPDTLFGAAFLAIAADHPLAKDAAARNVEIEAFCEECRRAGTSLAALETAEKKGMDTGIRVRHPLDPSWELPVYIANFVLMDYGTGAIFGCPSGDQRDLDFARKYGLPFVPVVMPRDGDAASFSIGDTAYDGDGVMINSRFLDGKTTEEAFNIVADRLSAASLGNTPQGERKINFRLRDWGISRQRYWGCPIPVIHCEACGVVPVPKKDLPVKLPEDVTFDQPGNPLDRHPTWRHVACPSCGKEARRETDTMDTFVDSSWYFTRFTAPWEGKPTDPEAANRWLPVDQYIGGIEHAILHLLYSRFFTRAMRETGHVAATEPFKGLFTQGMVVHETYSRGSGAGREWVAPADIRIEEIDGKRRALLLATDEEVTIGSIEKMSKSKKNVVDPDDIIASYGADTARFFVLSDSPPERDVIWSEAGVEGAHRFTQRLWRLISEAADVLSTVAPVPASEGEALAISQAAHKTLKAVQNDYDKLWFNKAVARIYELVNALAAPLARVAAGEGDAAYRAAVRDAAEILIQIVAPMTPHLAEECWATLGNTRLLARTGWPHYVEALVMENDVVLPVQINGKKRAELTISRDADQNAVTNAVLELDAVKNVLNGQAPKKIIVVPQRIVNIVV
- the lptE gene encoding LPS assembly lipoprotein LptE, which translates into the protein MSSDIIRNAGLAVILAASAFLSACQVRPLYSESSGVAEKLSTVGFSDASGRVEQQVRNRLIFLASRGAGEAVNPQYHVEMRAISSVADTLLRQSGDTSRAGRVTVTVTYTLSAIVDGHVIKAGSRQATALVDFSEQEFAKQRAIRDAENRAADQAAEFVGADLAAALSR
- the holA gene encoding DNA polymerase III subunit delta, which gives rise to MAEIKSHEFETFLQKSARNYRIFVIYGPDRGLVSERAGQLAGKTGVALDDPFSLTKLDIGDLQKDPGRLVDEVQSIGLFGGEKLIWIRGAANEKYLVDSLALLAEKPLEAAFLIVEAGDLKKGSPLRKAAEAARSAMTIPSYADDSRALNGLIDVELGAESLGITPAARQALLALIGGDRIASRNEVRKLALYCRGLDTIEEHHVNEIIGDASAISIDDAVDAILSGDLNGFLHAMQKISSSKTAIFLVLQACLRQFQLLDMMRAEMEEKRVQAPQVMQTMGRHLHFRRKPIIEQALRNWSAESIARESNRLQTAILQSRRRQALEDSIAMQTLLSTTLQSGRKSA